From a region of the Sesamum indicum cultivar Zhongzhi No. 13 linkage group LG3, S_indicum_v1.0, whole genome shotgun sequence genome:
- the LOC105157576 gene encoding uncharacterized protein LOC105157576 isoform X1, whose amino-acid sequence MASEASLSDSVDPLRGISGPLLFPRTIRPSVDVPVPVDPKDLDSIHNFMKSLELRSPEKLMNEAKRIVDGGAEFLESKLGSFAENVGITDANAAKGKDRPQERRPGLRLDRKRATFSLRTSVSQPSVSLEPTLNIDQLHDPDEFFDAYERMENAKKEIQKQLGGSIDNVNLYEPSNTARRRRPGILGYRKSYNYKHRYSSEPSENDMLMASQKAVDQDIPSAPEDELQEKLVHPDPNPDADLAEVEPAVSTKKTDNEVSDILEELLSCNNEDLEGDGALNILQEKLKIKPLDLGNLYITEIPDDGRTSISTVTASLQKPCRSSLVIDSVLKNLTMKSPVADPVKPVSSPTPPRSPFASLSLLQKRILQPNPLRDPFSPTHVDLSACQNAFPGPSKDKLLDQVDVPKILGMSNQLESCIEVDNAEPTVSNTDAEKVMEDADSLPEQFAYENAGVQSSNADSRTHEESGNNIEETMNNDANGSKPSELEDEARDDTSSRRPNDPEQQPEVHQAKLPRGKRVAGEKRIRKAHPMRKSLAESGTSFEAGVRRSKRIKSRPLEYWKGERFLYGRVDNSLKLIGVKYLSPGKDTDNLKVKPYIASQSSEYQELLELAARH is encoded by the exons ATGGCGAGCGAGGCGTCACTCTCCGACTCCGTCGACCCGCTGAGGGGAATCAGTGGTCCACTGCTCTTTCCCCGCACCATTAGACCGTCTGTCGACGTTCCGGTGCCGGTCGATCCCAAAGACCTAGATTCCATCCACAATTTCATGAAATCTTTG GAGTTAAGGAGTCCTGAAAAGCTCATGAATGAGGCCAAGAGAATTGTGGATGGAGGAGCAGAGTTTCTTGAATCTAAACTTGGTAGTTTTGCTGAAAATGTGGGCATCACTGATGCCAATGCTGCAAAAGGGAAGGACAGACCACAAGAACGAAGGCCAGGTCTCCGCCTTGATCGCAAGAGGGCTACATTTTCTTTGAGGACCAGTGTTAG TCAGCCTTCAGTGAGCTTGGAGCCGACATTGAACATAGACCAACTTCATGACCCAGATGAATTTTTTGATGCTTATGAGAGGATGgaaa ATGCCAAAAAGGAAATACAAAAACAGTTGGGTGGTAGCATAGACAATGTAAACCTTTATGAACCATCGAATACCGCACGTCGCCGTCGACCAGGAATTTTGGG TTACAGGaagtcatataattataagcaCCGCTACTCATCAGAGCCTTCCGAAAACGATATGTTGATGGCGTCCCAGAAAGCAGTGGATCAGGACATTCCAAGTGCACCTGAAGATGAGTTACAAGAAAAGTTGGTGCATCCAGATCCAAATCCTGATGCTGATTTAGCGGAAGTCGAACCAGCTG TATCTACGAAGAAGACAGACAATGAAGTGAGTGATATCTTGGAGGAATTGTTATCCTGTAATAATGAAGATTTAGAGGGCGATGGGGCTTTGAATATCTTGCAAGAAAAGTTGAAGATCAAACCTCTTGATCTGGGGAACCTATACATTACTGAAATACCTGATGATGGAAGAACCAGTATATCTACTGTGACAGCAAGTTTGCAAAAACCTTGCAGGAGTTCACTGGTTATTGATAGTGTGCTGAAAAATTTGACCATGAAGTCACCTGTGGCAGACCCAGTTAAACCTGTATCTTCACCAACTCCTCCAAGAAGTCCCTTTGCCTCTTTGTCTTTATTGCAAAAGAGAATCTTGCAACCTAATCCCTTGAGAGATCCATTTTCACCAACACATGTTGATCTTTCTGCATGCCAAAATGCCTTTCCTGGCCCGTCTAAGGATAAGCTACTTGATCAGGTTGATGTACCGAAAATTTTGGGCATGTCTAATCAGTTGGAGTCCTGTATAGAGGTTGATAATGCAGAACCTACAGTTTCTAATACGGATGCAGAGAAAGTGATGGAAGATGCAGATAGTCTTCCTGAGCAGTTTGCCTATGAGAATGCGGGCGTACAAAGCTCAAATGCCGATAGCAGGACGCATGAAGAATCAGGCAACAACATTGAGGAAACAATGAACAATGATGCCA ATGGATCAAAACCTTCTGAACTTGAAGATGAGGCCAGAGATGATACATCAAGCAGACGACCAAATGATCCAGAACAACAGCCGGAG GTACATCAAGCCAAGCTACCTAGAGGAAAAAGAGTAGCAGGTGAAAAACGCATCAGAAAGGCACATCCCATGAGGAAAAGTCTTGCAG AGTCTGGTACATCATTTGAAGCTGGAGTAAGGAGGAGCAAAAGAATTAAGAGTAGGCCTCTGGAGTACTGGAAAGGAGAGAGATTCTTATATGGGCGTGTGGATAACA GCTTGAAGCTGATAGGAGTAAAGTATCTCTCCCCTGGGAAGGACACAGACAATCTGAAAGTGAAGCCCTATATCGCATCACAATCGTCTGAATATCAGGAGCTCCTTGAACTGGCAGCTCGCCATTGA
- the LOC105157576 gene encoding uncharacterized protein LOC105157576 isoform X2, with protein MASEASLSDSVDPLRGISGPLLFPRTIRPSVDVPVPVDPKDLDSIHNFMKSLELRSPEKLMNEAKRIVDGGAEFLESKLGSFAENVGITDANAAKGKDRPQERRPGLRLDRKRATFSLRTSVSQPSVSLEPTLNIDQLHDPDEFFDAYERMENAKKEIQKQLGGSIDNVNLYEPSNTARRRRPGILGKSYNYKHRYSSEPSENDMLMASQKAVDQDIPSAPEDELQEKLVHPDPNPDADLAEVEPAVSTKKTDNEVSDILEELLSCNNEDLEGDGALNILQEKLKIKPLDLGNLYITEIPDDGRTSISTVTASLQKPCRSSLVIDSVLKNLTMKSPVADPVKPVSSPTPPRSPFASLSLLQKRILQPNPLRDPFSPTHVDLSACQNAFPGPSKDKLLDQVDVPKILGMSNQLESCIEVDNAEPTVSNTDAEKVMEDADSLPEQFAYENAGVQSSNADSRTHEESGNNIEETMNNDANGSKPSELEDEARDDTSSRRPNDPEQQPEVHQAKLPRGKRVAGEKRIRKAHPMRKSLAESGTSFEAGVRRSKRIKSRPLEYWKGERFLYGRVDNSLKLIGVKYLSPGKDTDNLKVKPYIASQSSEYQELLELAARH; from the exons ATGGCGAGCGAGGCGTCACTCTCCGACTCCGTCGACCCGCTGAGGGGAATCAGTGGTCCACTGCTCTTTCCCCGCACCATTAGACCGTCTGTCGACGTTCCGGTGCCGGTCGATCCCAAAGACCTAGATTCCATCCACAATTTCATGAAATCTTTG GAGTTAAGGAGTCCTGAAAAGCTCATGAATGAGGCCAAGAGAATTGTGGATGGAGGAGCAGAGTTTCTTGAATCTAAACTTGGTAGTTTTGCTGAAAATGTGGGCATCACTGATGCCAATGCTGCAAAAGGGAAGGACAGACCACAAGAACGAAGGCCAGGTCTCCGCCTTGATCGCAAGAGGGCTACATTTTCTTTGAGGACCAGTGTTAG TCAGCCTTCAGTGAGCTTGGAGCCGACATTGAACATAGACCAACTTCATGACCCAGATGAATTTTTTGATGCTTATGAGAGGATGgaaa ATGCCAAAAAGGAAATACAAAAACAGTTGGGTGGTAGCATAGACAATGTAAACCTTTATGAACCATCGAATACCGCACGTCGCCGTCGACCAGGAATTTTGGG GaagtcatataattataagcaCCGCTACTCATCAGAGCCTTCCGAAAACGATATGTTGATGGCGTCCCAGAAAGCAGTGGATCAGGACATTCCAAGTGCACCTGAAGATGAGTTACAAGAAAAGTTGGTGCATCCAGATCCAAATCCTGATGCTGATTTAGCGGAAGTCGAACCAGCTG TATCTACGAAGAAGACAGACAATGAAGTGAGTGATATCTTGGAGGAATTGTTATCCTGTAATAATGAAGATTTAGAGGGCGATGGGGCTTTGAATATCTTGCAAGAAAAGTTGAAGATCAAACCTCTTGATCTGGGGAACCTATACATTACTGAAATACCTGATGATGGAAGAACCAGTATATCTACTGTGACAGCAAGTTTGCAAAAACCTTGCAGGAGTTCACTGGTTATTGATAGTGTGCTGAAAAATTTGACCATGAAGTCACCTGTGGCAGACCCAGTTAAACCTGTATCTTCACCAACTCCTCCAAGAAGTCCCTTTGCCTCTTTGTCTTTATTGCAAAAGAGAATCTTGCAACCTAATCCCTTGAGAGATCCATTTTCACCAACACATGTTGATCTTTCTGCATGCCAAAATGCCTTTCCTGGCCCGTCTAAGGATAAGCTACTTGATCAGGTTGATGTACCGAAAATTTTGGGCATGTCTAATCAGTTGGAGTCCTGTATAGAGGTTGATAATGCAGAACCTACAGTTTCTAATACGGATGCAGAGAAAGTGATGGAAGATGCAGATAGTCTTCCTGAGCAGTTTGCCTATGAGAATGCGGGCGTACAAAGCTCAAATGCCGATAGCAGGACGCATGAAGAATCAGGCAACAACATTGAGGAAACAATGAACAATGATGCCA ATGGATCAAAACCTTCTGAACTTGAAGATGAGGCCAGAGATGATACATCAAGCAGACGACCAAATGATCCAGAACAACAGCCGGAG GTACATCAAGCCAAGCTACCTAGAGGAAAAAGAGTAGCAGGTGAAAAACGCATCAGAAAGGCACATCCCATGAGGAAAAGTCTTGCAG AGTCTGGTACATCATTTGAAGCTGGAGTAAGGAGGAGCAAAAGAATTAAGAGTAGGCCTCTGGAGTACTGGAAAGGAGAGAGATTCTTATATGGGCGTGTGGATAACA GCTTGAAGCTGATAGGAGTAAAGTATCTCTCCCCTGGGAAGGACACAGACAATCTGAAAGTGAAGCCCTATATCGCATCACAATCGTCTGAATATCAGGAGCTCCTTGAACTGGCAGCTCGCCATTGA